The Thermococcus thermotolerans genome contains a region encoding:
- a CDS encoding DUF2341 domain-containing protein: MKKRRAFLMNSTAILLLIPLMLLLATYEDVSSQIIMSQSERTQVERTYRVVSYVEMDFQRTLEISGKRAIVTVVDYIANTRDFLDPNDPDGMANATIRDLVLFGQSPQVASNYSERLMRDQTVLGWLGNMSTELRRQGYELKIANRTIAEIEAMSVSQRSSFLRSNIELTVAPLDAFRIVIRARIKDVTISDVSGKVVYTGPIPRENYVYSIISIENLEDPIFSALTYGRYYRSIEPCEYTFPELMDRPVRTLYGNGTSTSDHVLGKYSSTAWDTGHIFYGNSYPGDGADGYVLRSGDIAGVTAPIIVNTTINGVPISPLEIFSDDDVGVLVFGNVSATNHWCGSNYKWRVNITIPSYADGSLVLLKIPASIFPGIYHTDGTASMMIYEKSSIACTPVPFWIEYWGTSYVWIWIRASGTDYSIYFTDNPSYATDGYNKEYLFWLIDTFDGTSINPVLWNNLADAYLDGSGHLVVPGGTEKLALQTVNAIDGPFFVRFRMKPDSTALDFDGGVETEFNYTETQALGNYLKVIISYDGPELIDPTNVQVPIRLSAANISGINSDPATNRAEILTYSDPLLQNRIPFWIEYWDTNGAQIWVKTNLTYIGRTWSNGWVYHYNATVYIKYNTGTLTRGDGNQVFEFFDDFTGTTLDTGKWDTHGNPAVNNGYLLLPSRSWIWSKATFPSTYIMDIRGKLVDNPGIMWNIRRSTGWGRIEDINYYGDGRGYLWWFNVLTSNWIGWYDSSTTEYTLNSFQNIELRVTPFWTDIYQFSDWTNKVLRSSYNAGASSNRAIGLEQWNGGPSEYDWIFVRKYLEDEYLSYTITQAGGTQTTTETERVQFIDDNPGFSDHNGDTLAILENWENSLVSDNPTTLSDYRRYQIVFTPVSGGVDLEFTDVDNPLRSTTVRINKEPVSPTKVGIVIDSQPQGTLINTAYFDWIVIGRMPYYTTDSISSTTVESAPQTSSAYNARAYDLQPLISCIVDQKYFGTYNGISFFERLENSVTNHAKYFQLAKEMQDELGMKYGGEYYPIGLVSFMVPNADYDRKLFDIFNNFGITVEDGQSSVDYYFLNYYFGRMDKTPAYRVWGISYGTSALTGDLSVVPFFLDNQTAAAILGPTGAEDLLKR; encoded by the coding sequence ATGAAGAAACGGCGGGCATTTCTAATGAACTCAACGGCCATACTCCTGCTGATACCCCTCATGCTTCTCCTAGCCACGTATGAGGACGTTTCATCCCAGATAATAATGAGTCAGAGCGAGAGAACCCAGGTTGAGAGAACGTACAGGGTGGTATCGTACGTTGAGATGGACTTCCAGAGAACCCTTGAGATATCCGGAAAGAGGGCGATAGTTACCGTTGTAGACTACATTGCAAACACTCGGGACTTTCTGGATCCAAACGACCCGGACGGTATGGCGAACGCCACTATACGCGACCTGGTTTTGTTCGGCCAGTCACCCCAAGTCGCGAGTAACTATTCCGAAAGGCTGATGAGAGATCAAACCGTCTTAGGCTGGCTCGGAAACATGTCCACCGAACTTAGAAGACAGGGCTATGAGCTGAAGATAGCGAACAGAACCATTGCCGAAATCGAGGCTATGAGCGTATCCCAGAGGAGCAGTTTTCTCAGAAGCAACATAGAACTAACCGTTGCCCCCCTTGACGCGTTCAGGATCGTTATACGCGCCAGAATAAAGGACGTGACGATTTCAGACGTCTCGGGCAAGGTTGTCTATACCGGCCCAATACCGAGGGAGAACTACGTTTACTCAATAATCTCAATCGAAAACCTTGAGGACCCCATATTCTCGGCACTCACCTACGGCAGGTACTACCGCTCAATTGAACCCTGTGAGTACACTTTCCCCGAACTCATGGATAGGCCCGTTAGAACACTCTACGGGAACGGCACCAGCACCAGTGACCATGTACTCGGCAAGTATTCCTCCACAGCCTGGGACACCGGACACATATTCTACGGCAACTCCTACCCAGGAGATGGTGCTGATGGATACGTGCTCCGCAGCGGGGACATAGCCGGCGTTACCGCCCCGATAATCGTCAATACCACAATAAACGGCGTCCCCATCTCCCCGCTTGAGATCTTCAGCGACGATGACGTGGGAGTCCTCGTGTTCGGCAATGTTAGTGCGACTAACCACTGGTGCGGATCCAACTACAAGTGGAGGGTCAACATTACGATACCCAGCTACGCCGACGGAAGCCTTGTGCTCCTAAAAATACCGGCCTCAATATTCCCCGGCATATATCACACCGATGGAACTGCCTCAATGATGATCTATGAAAAGTCCAGCATCGCGTGCACTCCGGTGCCCTTCTGGATAGAGTACTGGGGAACCTCCTACGTCTGGATATGGATAAGGGCCAGCGGTACTGACTACTCGATTTACTTTACAGACAACCCGTCCTATGCCACCGATGGATATAACAAGGAATACCTATTCTGGCTCATCGACACGTTCGACGGCACATCAATAAATCCCGTCCTGTGGAACAACCTAGCCGACGCGTATCTTGACGGGAGCGGCCATCTCGTCGTTCCAGGCGGAACTGAAAAACTCGCCCTCCAGACGGTCAATGCAATAGACGGTCCATTTTTTGTGAGGTTCAGGATGAAGCCGGACAGCACCGCTCTGGACTTTGATGGAGGCGTTGAGACGGAGTTTAACTATACGGAAACCCAGGCTTTAGGAAATTATCTCAAGGTCATCATAAGCTACGATGGACCGGAGCTCATAGACCCGACAAACGTCCAGGTGCCAATACGTCTCAGCGCCGCAAATATAAGCGGCATAAACTCCGACCCCGCAACGAACAGAGCGGAGATACTTACATACTCCGACCCGCTCCTCCAGAACAGGATACCCTTCTGGATAGAATACTGGGACACGAACGGCGCTCAGATATGGGTAAAGACTAACCTCACGTACATCGGAAGAACCTGGAGCAACGGATGGGTGTACCATTATAACGCCACAGTTTACATTAAATACAACACGGGCACACTCACCAGGGGAGACGGGAACCAGGTCTTCGAGTTCTTCGATGACTTCACAGGTACAACTTTGGATACAGGGAAGTGGGACACCCATGGAAATCCAGCCGTAAACAACGGCTATCTCCTGCTTCCGAGCAGGAGCTGGATATGGTCAAAGGCAACTTTCCCGAGCACATACATAATGGACATTAGAGGAAAGCTTGTCGACAACCCCGGAATAATGTGGAACATCCGCAGGAGCACGGGATGGGGTCGCATTGAGGACATCAACTACTACGGCGATGGAAGGGGGTATCTGTGGTGGTTCAACGTCCTGACGAGCAACTGGATTGGATGGTATGACTCTAGTACGACGGAGTACACACTAAACTCATTCCAGAACATAGAACTGAGAGTAACACCATTCTGGACCGACATATACCAGTTCTCAGACTGGACCAACAAGGTTCTAAGGAGCTCGTACAACGCTGGGGCTAGTAGCAACCGTGCCATAGGTTTGGAGCAGTGGAATGGAGGCCCCAGCGAATACGACTGGATATTCGTCCGCAAGTACCTGGAGGACGAGTACCTGAGCTACACCATAACGCAAGCCGGAGGCACCCAAACAACGACAGAGACGGAGAGAGTACAGTTCATCGACGACAATCCAGGATTCAGCGACCACAATGGGGACACGCTGGCCATACTCGAAAACTGGGAAAACAGCTTGGTGTCAGACAACCCCACGACACTGTCTGACTACCGCAGGTACCAGATTGTATTTACGCCTGTTTCCGGAGGAGTAGATCTTGAGTTCACGGACGTTGACAACCCGCTAAGAAGCACCACCGTGAGAATAAACAAAGAGCCCGTATCACCTACAAAAGTGGGCATCGTGATAGACAGCCAGCCCCAGGGCACCCTCATTAATACCGCATACTTCGATTGGATAGTTATAGGCAGGATGCCCTACTATACAACCGACTCCATAAGCTCCACCACCGTTGAATCGGCACCCCAGACAAGCAGTGCATACAATGCCCGTGCCTACGACCTGCAACCGCTGATATCATGTATAGTAGATCAGAAGTACTTTGGGACGTATAATGGAATATCGTTCTTTGAGCGCCTTGAAAACAGTGTGACCAACCATGCTAAATACTTCCAGCTGGCAAAGGAGATGCAGGACGAGCTGGGAATGAAATATGGAGGCGAATACTATCCCATCGGGCTCGTCAGCTTTATGGTGCCCAATGCTGACTACGACCGTAAGCTCTTTGATATATTCAACAACTTTGGAATAACAGTAGAAGACGGACAAAGTAGCGTGGATTACTACTTCCTCAACTATTACTTCGGAAGGATGGACAAGACGCCAGCCTATCGTGTCTGGGGCATATCCTACGGTACGAGCGCTCTCACAGGGGATTTGAGCGTTGTGCCATTCTTCCTCGACAATCAAACGGCAGCGGCCATACTTGGACCAACCGGAGCAGAAGACCTGCTGAAGAGGTGA
- a CDS encoding DUF2101 family protein codes for MSVEDILYRIGESVDSGIRELMDFINPSPSEEPPSFRYLSRLVKKRFTAHEYLSLKLQLAFLSYLILNLILLFIKASPLWLVGVAVVYFLYLRYTLVRNREFFVEYEPYRFFYYAISLISLAVFLGYLVIRKIATSIYYYYAYLLVAFAIVMAFRWYFKQRYGRDYTYGIVEEIKGDAVRVFVHDDIAANVKPGHYWVDAVEDLEVGRVVKLIVEDRKLKGAVPVRIIEVYLTDQSSQSSTEPKEETE; via the coding sequence ATGTCGGTGGAAGACATCCTCTACAGAATCGGTGAGTCCGTGGATTCAGGGATCAGAGAACTCATGGATTTCATAAATCCCTCCCCCTCAGAGGAGCCGCCAAGCTTTAGATATCTCAGCAGACTCGTGAAGAAGAGGTTCACTGCCCATGAATACCTCAGCCTCAAGCTCCAGCTGGCCTTTCTCAGCTATCTTATTCTCAATCTAATCCTGCTCTTCATCAAGGCCAGCCCACTGTGGCTCGTGGGCGTGGCGGTGGTTTACTTCCTCTATCTCCGCTACACATTGGTTAGGAACCGGGAGTTCTTTGTGGAGTATGAACCCTACAGGTTCTTTTACTACGCAATATCTCTTATTTCCCTCGCTGTTTTCCTGGGATACCTCGTGATACGGAAGATAGCCACGAGCATCTACTATTACTACGCATACCTGCTGGTGGCCTTTGCCATCGTGATGGCATTCAGATGGTACTTCAAGCAGAGATACGGAAGGGACTATACCTACGGCATCGTTGAGGAGATCAAGGGCGATGCCGTCAGGGTCTTTGTTCACGACGACATAGCGGCGAACGTCAAGCCCGGCCACTACTGGGTCGATGCCGTGGAAGACCTGGAAGTTGGCAGGGTGGTGAAGCTCATCGTGGAGGACAGGAAGCTCAAGGGGGCGGTTCCGGTAAGGATAATAGAGGTCTATCTCACGGATCAGTCCTCCCAGAGCTCGACAGAGCCGAAGGAAGAAACCGAATGA
- a CDS encoding TonB-dependent receptor, translated as MGHTVYYLTKIDRWQEFRVFLERVCGGLGFRLVEGEDTVIIFPECRGVEPLEIKKRGRGFVKTNLVEPCHSIYLLILHSVSSFGSVELWED; from the coding sequence TTGGGGCACACGGTCTACTATCTCACTAAAATTGATAGATGGCAGGAGTTCAGGGTTTTCCTTGAGAGGGTCTGTGGGGGACTCGGCTTCCGTCTTGTAGAGGGAGAAGACACCGTTATAATCTTTCCAGAATGCCGCGGAGTCGAGCCCCTGGAGATAAAGAAGAGAGGTAGGGGATTCGTCAAGACGAACCTTGTTGAGCCCTGTCACTCGATATATCTCCTCATTCTTCATTCGGTTTCTTCCTTCGGCTCTGTCGAGCTCTGGGAGGACTGA
- a CDS encoding GMP synthase subunit A has protein sequence MIVIMDNGGQYVHRIWRTLRYLGVEAKIIPNTTPLEEIKAMKPKGIIFSGGPDIEKTGNCSAILEHYDEFNVPILGICLGHQLIAKHFGGKVGRGEKAEYSLVEVEILEENDIFRGLPKRLKVWESHMDEVKELPGGFKLLARSETCPVEAMKHESLPIYGVQFHPEVAHTERGADIYRNFAQLCGELS, from the coding sequence ATGATAGTCATAATGGACAACGGCGGGCAGTACGTCCACAGGATATGGAGGACTTTAAGATACCTCGGCGTTGAGGCCAAGATAATCCCCAACACGACGCCGCTTGAGGAGATAAAGGCAATGAAGCCGAAAGGCATCATTTTCTCTGGTGGCCCGGACATAGAGAAAACCGGCAACTGCTCCGCCATCTTGGAGCACTACGACGAGTTCAACGTCCCAATCCTTGGCATCTGCCTCGGCCACCAGCTGATAGCGAAGCACTTCGGCGGGAAGGTCGGAAGGGGCGAAAAGGCTGAATACAGCCTCGTTGAGGTGGAGATACTGGAGGAGAACGACATCTTCCGCGGGCTTCCAAAGAGGCTCAAGGTGTGGGAGAGCCACATGGACGAGGTAAAGGAGTTGCCTGGAGGCTTCAAGCTCTTGGCCAGGAGTGAGACCTGCCCTGTTGAGGCCATGAAGCACGAGAGCCTTCCCATCTACGGCGTCCAGTTCCATCCCGAGGTTGCCCACACGGAGAGGGGGGCGGATATTTACCGTAACTTCGCACAACTCTGCGGGGAGCTCAGCTAG
- a CDS encoding type II toxin-antitoxin system VapC family toxin: MRVVVDTSVIFHLFSSFYPERTEISEEVIENAQLGRIELYAPRLGEVEFIAVLSRYFERESVERALDHYSEIVIWVPEELIMEDLREVAFQTHHKASDIYFIATARYLDAVLITNDKRMAELAKSLDLRAFYLAEESNAFFNLLEVRE, from the coding sequence ATGAGGGTCGTTGTGGACACATCGGTGATTTTTCATCTGTTTTCAAGTTTCTATCCTGAACGAACAGAGATTTCCGAAGAGGTCATTGAGAACGCCCAGCTCGGCAGAATTGAGCTCTATGCCCCGCGACTCGGCGAGGTTGAGTTTATAGCCGTTCTGTCGAGGTACTTTGAGAGGGAATCCGTGGAGAGAGCGCTGGACCACTACTCAGAAATCGTCATATGGGTTCCGGAGGAACTGATAATGGAGGATTTGAGGGAAGTGGCCTTTCAGACGCACCACAAGGCATCTGACATATACTTCATTGCGACTGCCCGTTACCTTGACGCTGTTTTGATAACCAACGACAAAAGAATGGCCGAGCTGGCCAAATCACTCGATTTGAGGGCTTTTTACCTCGCTGAAGAATCCAATGCCTTCTTCAACCTCCTGGAGGTGAGAGAATGA
- a CDS encoding antitoxin AF2212-like protein, which produces MGEIIEVIYENGVLKPLKPLKLKEGQRLRVRVYSDDFLELTREMRKKVTPAKFKEDPTDYLLRLREEET; this is translated from the coding sequence ATGGGGGAGATCATTGAGGTCATCTATGAGAACGGCGTGCTGAAGCCGCTGAAGCCCCTTAAGCTCAAGGAAGGGCAGAGGCTTAGGGTTAGGGTTTACAGCGATGACTTCCTTGAGCTGACGAGGGAGATGAGGAAGAAAGTAACACCTGCGAAGTTCAAGGAGGATCCCACTGACTACCTCCTTCGCCTAAGGGAGGAGGAAACATGA
- the guaA gene encoding glutamine-hydrolyzing GMP synthase → MWGRFIEEKVEEIRKTVGDGRAIIALSGGVDSSVAAVLAHKAIGDKLHAVFVNTGFMRKGEPEFVVRTFRDEFGLNLHYVDAGERFFSELKGVTDPEEKRKIIGRVFIEAFEEVAREIDAGFLIQGTIAPDWIESKGKIKSHHNVGGLPERLNLKLIEPLRDLYKDEVRELGKELGLPEKIYNRMPFPGPGLAVRVLGEVTPEKVAIVREANAIVEEEIEKAGLKPWQAFAVLLGVKTVGVQGDIRAYKETIAVRVVESLDGMTANAMNVPFEVLQRIAFRITSEIPEVGRVLYDITNKPPATIEFE, encoded by the coding sequence ATGTGGGGGAGGTTCATCGAGGAGAAGGTTGAGGAGATAAGGAAGACGGTCGGCGATGGTAGGGCCATAATAGCGCTCTCCGGCGGCGTTGACAGCTCGGTCGCTGCGGTGCTTGCTCACAAGGCCATAGGCGATAAGCTCCACGCGGTCTTCGTCAACACCGGCTTCATGAGGAAGGGCGAACCTGAATTCGTCGTCAGGACCTTCAGGGACGAGTTTGGTCTCAACCTGCACTACGTCGATGCCGGCGAAAGGTTCTTCAGCGAGCTCAAGGGCGTCACCGACCCCGAGGAAAAGAGAAAGATAATCGGCAGGGTCTTCATCGAGGCCTTTGAAGAGGTCGCGAGGGAGATCGACGCCGGGTTCCTAATCCAGGGAACGATAGCCCCGGACTGGATCGAGAGCAAGGGGAAAATCAAGAGCCACCACAACGTTGGTGGACTCCCGGAGAGGCTCAACCTCAAGCTGATAGAGCCGCTCCGCGACCTCTACAAGGACGAGGTCAGGGAGCTGGGCAAAGAACTCGGCCTCCCGGAGAAGATATACAACCGCATGCCCTTCCCGGGGCCGGGGTTGGCGGTTAGGGTTCTCGGTGAGGTTACCCCGGAGAAGGTCGCCATTGTAAGGGAGGCAAACGCCATAGTGGAGGAGGAGATCGAGAAGGCCGGTCTAAAGCCCTGGCAGGCATTCGCTGTTCTGCTGGGGGTGAAGACCGTCGGTGTTCAGGGCGACATAAGGGCCTACAAGGAAACGATAGCGGTTCGTGTGGTTGAGAGCCTCGACGGCATGACAGCAAATGCCATGAACGTTCCCTTCGAGGTCCTGCAGAGGATAGCCTTCAGGATAACCAGCGAGATTCCCGAGGTTGGAAGGGTGCTTTACGACATCACCAACAAGCCCCCGGCAACGATTGAGTTTGAGTGA
- a CDS encoding formate--phosphoribosylaminoimidazolecarboxamide ligase, whose amino-acid sequence MRVSTYASHSALQILKGAKGEGFETVAFGNLRVRPLYTRYFPVADYFIEGSYPEEELLSLDAVVIPTGSFVAHLGIELVEKMRVPYYGNKEVLKWESDRSLERKWLEKAKLRLPRVYDDPDDIDGPVIVKPHGAKGGKGYFLAKSSEDFWKKAERLGVQNKEELSGIQIQEYVLGVPVYPHYFYSKLNRELELMSIDRRYESNVDAIGRIPAREQLDLELNTNYTVIGNIPLVLRESLLMDVIEAGERVVEAAEELMGGLWGPFCLEGVFTEELEFVVFEISARIVAGTNPFIYGSPYSWLRYDYPVSTGRRIAMELRQAENEGRLDEILT is encoded by the coding sequence ATGAGGGTCTCGACGTATGCATCCCACTCTGCCCTTCAGATTTTGAAGGGGGCAAAGGGGGAGGGCTTTGAGACGGTTGCCTTTGGGAACCTCCGCGTTAGGCCCCTCTACACGCGCTACTTTCCGGTGGCGGACTACTTCATTGAGGGGAGCTATCCAGAGGAAGAGCTGCTCAGCTTGGATGCCGTCGTCATTCCAACCGGCTCCTTCGTGGCCCATCTCGGAATCGAGCTGGTCGAGAAGATGCGCGTTCCATACTACGGCAACAAAGAAGTCTTGAAGTGGGAGAGCGACCGCTCACTGGAAAGGAAGTGGCTTGAGAAGGCTAAACTCCGCCTTCCGAGGGTTTACGACGACCCAGACGACATAGACGGGCCGGTCATAGTCAAGCCCCACGGTGCCAAGGGCGGGAAGGGCTACTTTTTGGCCAAGAGCTCTGAGGACTTCTGGAAGAAAGCTGAAAGGCTCGGGGTTCAGAACAAGGAAGAGCTGAGCGGAATCCAGATTCAGGAGTACGTTCTCGGCGTTCCGGTTTATCCGCACTACTTCTACTCGAAGCTCAACCGAGAGCTGGAGCTGATGAGCATAGACAGGCGTTACGAGTCCAACGTCGATGCGATAGGCAGGATTCCGGCCAGAGAGCAGCTCGACCTTGAACTGAACACCAACTATACGGTGATAGGCAACATTCCGCTAGTTCTCCGCGAAAGCCTGCTGATGGACGTCATCGAGGCCGGGGAGAGGGTCGTTGAGGCTGCCGAGGAGCTGATGGGTGGCCTCTGGGGCCCCTTCTGTCTGGAGGGGGTCTTCACAGAGGAGCTTGAGTTCGTCGTCTTCGAGATTTCCGCCAGGATAGTCGCTGGGACGAACCCCTTCATTTATGGTTCCCCATACAGCTGGCTCCGCTATGACTATCCGGTCAGCACCGGAAGAAGGATAGCGATGGAGCTGAGGCAGGCCGAGAACGAGGGAAGGCTCGACGAAATTTTGACGTGA
- the purL gene encoding phosphoribosylformylglycinamidine synthase subunit PurL, with translation MFPHEEKLIRERLKREPSELEWAMLEVMWSEHASYKSSRLWLKLLPTENEHVILGPGEDAGIVRFDENTWIVVGIESHNHPSAVEPYGGAATGVGGIVRDILCMGARPIALLDPIRFGPLERERNRYLFEYVVKGIADYGNRIGVPTVGGETEFDESLDNYTLVNVACIGIMKPEHLVHSYVTEPGLKLILVGNRTGRDGIHGVTFASEELGENAEEEDRSAVQIPDPFTEKLLIEATLEAVYTGKVRALKDLGGGGLTCAASEMAGKKDFGAVIYADRVPLREPGMSPTEVMISESQERMLFAVSEADVDVLGKIFEKYGLEWTVVGEVIEEPRFVIHWNGEKVADLPVELLADVPTMEWEQRPYSAERSVETPDVSFGEAFDLVWGSPNIVSKRWIWEQYDHEVQGRTVLKPGRDSAVLKLNDEYGLAFTADGNPSHSHLNPYHGAMGAVAEVVRNLVSVGAEPLALVDNLNFASPERPEVYWSFTETVRGLADAAKAFGLAYVSGNVSFYNEVAGKPIKPTPVVAGLGKVKLEEIPEMGLDNGLLIGVVGVTKAELGGSELFSRLGVEGGLAPRVNLDEEKVNSEGILKAIRKGLVRAVHDVSRGGLAVALVEMAIPGKVGFTVDLSRVPAETLNPVEVAFSESHGRYIVAFPEENLDELKALFKHFAVIGEAKGSDVIFNWSGKELLRRLVSELRAVHESLPKLLGEGE, from the coding sequence GTGTTTCCGCACGAGGAGAAGCTCATCCGTGAACGCTTGAAGAGAGAGCCGAGCGAACTTGAGTGGGCGATGCTCGAAGTCATGTGGAGCGAGCACGCCTCGTATAAGTCGAGCAGGCTCTGGCTGAAGCTCCTGCCGACCGAGAACGAGCACGTCATTTTGGGCCCCGGTGAGGACGCGGGAATAGTGAGGTTCGACGAGAACACTTGGATAGTCGTTGGCATAGAGAGCCACAACCACCCGAGCGCGGTCGAGCCCTACGGGGGAGCGGCCACGGGAGTCGGCGGAATAGTGAGGGACATACTATGCATGGGTGCAAGGCCGATTGCTTTGCTTGACCCGATCCGTTTCGGCCCGCTGGAGAGGGAGAGAAACCGCTATCTCTTCGAGTACGTTGTTAAGGGCATAGCCGACTACGGCAACAGGATAGGCGTTCCTACCGTTGGGGGCGAGACGGAGTTCGATGAGAGCCTCGACAACTACACGCTGGTGAACGTGGCCTGTATCGGGATAATGAAGCCCGAGCACCTCGTTCACAGCTACGTAACTGAGCCGGGTCTCAAGCTTATACTCGTCGGCAACAGGACCGGCAGGGACGGCATCCACGGAGTCACCTTCGCGAGCGAGGAACTCGGAGAGAACGCGGAGGAGGAAGACCGCTCCGCCGTCCAGATCCCCGATCCCTTCACGGAAAAGCTGCTGATTGAAGCCACGCTTGAGGCCGTTTACACCGGAAAGGTCAGGGCGCTCAAGGACCTTGGAGGGGGCGGTCTAACCTGCGCCGCTTCCGAGATGGCCGGCAAGAAGGACTTCGGGGCTGTAATCTACGCCGACAGGGTTCCGCTCCGCGAGCCGGGAATGAGCCCGACAGAGGTCATGATTTCAGAGAGCCAGGAGAGGATGCTCTTCGCGGTTAGCGAAGCCGACGTTGACGTCCTCGGAAAGATTTTCGAGAAGTACGGCCTCGAATGGACGGTTGTGGGGGAGGTCATCGAGGAGCCGCGCTTTGTGATACACTGGAATGGGGAGAAAGTTGCAGACCTTCCGGTTGAACTCTTAGCGGACGTTCCCACGATGGAGTGGGAGCAGAGGCCCTACAGCGCAGAGAGATCGGTTGAAACTCCCGACGTTTCATTCGGCGAGGCCTTCGACCTCGTCTGGGGCAGTCCGAACATCGTAAGCAAGCGCTGGATATGGGAGCAGTATGACCACGAGGTCCAGGGGAGGACGGTCCTCAAGCCCGGAAGGGATTCGGCGGTGCTCAAGCTCAACGACGAGTATGGCTTGGCATTCACCGCCGACGGGAACCCAAGCCACAGCCACCTCAACCCCTACCACGGTGCGATGGGGGCGGTTGCCGAGGTTGTCAGAAACCTCGTGAGCGTTGGGGCCGAGCCATTAGCGTTGGTGGACAACCTCAACTTCGCCTCGCCCGAGAGGCCCGAGGTCTACTGGAGCTTCACCGAGACCGTCAGGGGATTGGCCGATGCGGCCAAAGCCTTTGGTTTGGCGTACGTCAGCGGGAACGTCAGCTTCTACAACGAGGTTGCAGGAAAACCGATAAAGCCGACACCGGTCGTTGCCGGCCTCGGAAAGGTAAAGCTTGAGGAAATCCCGGAGATGGGGCTGGACAATGGACTGCTCATAGGCGTCGTTGGGGTAACGAAGGCCGAACTCGGCGGCTCGGAGCTGTTCTCAAGGCTCGGCGTTGAAGGCGGTCTTGCCCCGCGCGTGAACCTCGACGAGGAGAAGGTCAACTCCGAGGGAATTCTGAAGGCTATACGGAAAGGCCTCGTCAGAGCGGTTCACGACGTTAGCAGGGGTGGACTCGCCGTTGCCCTCGTGGAGATGGCCATCCCAGGAAAGGTAGGCTTCACGGTTGACCTCTCAAGGGTTCCAGCCGAAACATTGAACCCGGTGGAGGTAGCTTTCAGCGAGAGTCACGGGCGCTACATAGTTGCCTTCCCCGAGGAGAACCTTGACGAGCTTAAAGCACTCTTCAAACACTTTGCAGTCATCGGAGAGGCGAAGGGAAGTGACGTGATCTTCAACTGGAGCGGAAAGGAACTCCTGAGAAGGCTGGTTTCCGAGCTGAGGGCAGTCCACGAGTCCCTGCCAAAGCTTCTGGGTGAGGGGGAATGA
- the purQ gene encoding phosphoribosylformylglycinamidine synthase I, producing the protein MVRFAVVVFPGTNCDFETERAIRKAGAEVERVWYKTSLKDFDGVVLPGGFSYADYLRAGAIAARQEIMEEVKEFAREGRPVLGICNGFQVLTEAGLLPGALRPNKKPRFLCRWVHLHVNDVETPFTSLYEPGEVIRMPIAHAEGNYYVDDPSKVRIVFQYSDERGNMSEEANPNGSILNIAAIANERGNVLGTMPHPERASDRFLGSEDGLRLFRSMVEWVRR; encoded by the coding sequence ATGGTTCGCTTCGCCGTGGTCGTATTCCCCGGAACGAATTGCGACTTCGAGACGGAGAGGGCGATAAGAAAGGCCGGCGCCGAGGTCGAGCGCGTCTGGTACAAAACGAGCCTCAAGGACTTCGACGGCGTGGTTTTGCCCGGTGGCTTCAGCTACGCCGATTACCTCCGCGCCGGGGCGATAGCGGCAAGGCAGGAGATAATGGAAGAAGTGAAGGAGTTCGCCCGCGAGGGGAGACCCGTCCTCGGGATATGCAACGGCTTTCAGGTTCTGACGGAGGCGGGGCTCCTTCCGGGGGCACTGAGGCCGAACAAGAAGCCAAGATTCCTCTGCAGGTGGGTGCACCTTCACGTTAACGACGTTGAAACGCCGTTCACTTCCCTCTACGAGCCGGGAGAGGTCATAAGGATGCCTATAGCCCATGCAGAGGGGAACTACTACGTGGACGACCCATCGAAGGTTAGAATCGTCTTCCAGTACAGCGACGAGAGAGGAAACATGAGCGAGGAAGCTAACCCCAACGGCTCGATTCTGAACATAGCGGCGATAGCCAACGAGAGAGGCAACGTCCTTGGAACCATGCCCCATCCGGAGCGCGCGAGCGACCGCTTTTTGGGCAGTGAAGACGGTCTGAGGCTCTTTAGAAGCATGGTGGAGTGGGTGAGGAGGTGA
- the purS gene encoding phosphoribosylformylglycinamidine synthase subunit PurS yields the protein MRWKVTIIVRLKEGLNDPEGRVIGNALRNLGYAVESLHVPKYFEFELESEKPEREVEEMCKRLLANPLIHDYEYSIEPVS from the coding sequence ATGAGGTGGAAGGTTACCATCATCGTTCGCTTAAAAGAGGGACTCAACGACCCCGAAGGAAGGGTCATAGGAAACGCCCTCAGGAACCTCGGCTACGCGGTGGAGAGCTTGCACGTTCCCAAGTACTTCGAGTTCGAGCTGGAGAGCGAAAAGCCAGAGCGGGAAGTGGAGGAGATGTGCAAAAGGCTCCTTGCCAACCCGCTCATCCACGACTACGAGTACAGCATCGAGCCGGTGAGCTGA